gaaaaaaactgctgcaggagcgggcacatttattttcagttaaacAGAGTTTGAAATTTGATGCTATTTTTGGTGTCTGCTTTCCAGCCAGGTGAAGGTGCTGTATGGGGGCACGGAGCTGTTCGATGATGAGGTGAGGCACACCTTCCACAATGATATGATGCTGGCTGTCATCAGTGGAGCCTGCATTACTGTGCTCGTCTATGTCCTTACCTCGTTTTCTGGTACAGTATGACCTGTTCCTTCTTCCACTTGGCGTGTATATATCTCATTATTTGAACGTGCGTGTGAATGTTTACAGTCTCCTTGTGGTTTCTTGcctctctgcagtgtttctgactTTCTTCGGCCTCGCTAGCATCGGACTGAGCTGCCTGATGGCTCTTTTCTTATACCATGTTGTCTTTGGCGTGAGGTACCTGGGCATCCTCAACGGAGTTGCAGCCTTTGTTATTATTGGCATCGGtatgggaaaaagaaaagttttttcatttattttatgaagtCAGCTTGAAATTAGTTTtctctgtagtttctccttcaagcCAGAAAGGAGACGGTGATGCTGCTAGATGtgactaaatcctacacactggtccttttaaaAGGTTGAAAAACACAATATGTAACACATAATGATGCAGCTCTTTTGTTCTCTCGCTGTTGCTCAGGGGTGGACGATGTATTTGTGTTCATCAGCACCTTCAGACAGGCGTCTCATCTGCGTCAGCCGCAGCAGCGAATGATCTACACAATCAAAACAGCTGGTCGAGCTActttcctcacctccttcaccaCAGCAGCTGCCTACGCTGCGAACACCTTCTCTCAGGTAATCAcggggagagaggagatgtaGCCGTTAATAGGATGTGTACAGGAGGCATAAATGACTCCCCCGCTATGGATGAGTAGAAATGCATCTCTCAGCAGACGGAGGTTTTCATACGATAAGCACAAATTGAATGTTTCAAGGTCCTTTACATTCTGCCTCGTTGAACTGACACTCAGATCCCAGCCGTGCATGACTTCGGCCTGTTCATGGCGCTCattgtcagctgctgctggctttGGGTATCCGTCCTGATGCCAGCTGCCCTGTGCGTCTGGACCCAGTGTGTGGAGCCTCAGGAGCACGCCTGGTTGAACTGGTGAGGCgttatttcttttactttttagtGTGTGATGTTATTTGTGCACGCTGTGAGATGCCACAATGTAATCCCCTCAGCTGTCCCTCTCCCTAAaacttcctcctccctctgtagCTGGAAGCTGTTTTCGGGCCTGTCAGCGAGCCACGGCCCTTTGtcagatgaggatgatgatgtgGCACTTCTGTCAGTGGAGATGGAGCCAGGTGATTATTATCTCCCTAGCATCGAATGAATGATGGGGGGGAGAATGGGGAAAAGGGAACGAGTCCAGGCTGTAAAACGCTTCTGTCCAGGCACCACTAAGCCCCTGTCTTTGTCTCGGGCCAGGTTCCTGCGACACAGACGCCGATGCAGCCATTCTTTCCCTGTCAGTGGAGACACCTCTGTCCCCTCCAGGGCAACGGCATGTGGGTGTGGTGAGCACAAATCTCCAGTGGGCCCTAAAGCACTTAGTGGCAGAGCCAGCTGTGGAGCGACGGAAAGCAGTTCTAGGTGagatttgataaaaaaaagattttgagaGAGCTAAGATCTTTAAAACTTCAGGGAGAATTTTgtataattagttttttttccactaagCCGCTTGATCAATGATTCAGACATGACAGTAACCTCCAGGTCCAAAAAGAATTGTTGATGAAATGCCGTAATCTCTGTTCAGCCTGAGGGGATATAGTCTGTCAGAGGAAGAGCAAGCACCTATCATGAAGAATTCATCCTCCCTCTTTTCAGGAGTGTCTGTAATTGATCCTTGCTCCCGATCTGTCCCCCAGCTGCTCTATCTACTCCATCagtccctcctctctgccattGTTTATCATTGTCTTCCTGTCGTCCCAGGTGTCTTCCTCCTGGTTCTGCTCTTATCTGCCGGGTGCTGCTGTCTCCTGAGGCCAGCCACTCACGCCCCACTTCTTTTCCGCCGGGACACGAACCTCCAGACGCTGCTGGCTCTGAGAAGCAACCTCAGCGGTCAAGGCATCTCCTGCCCTATGTGCTCAGGTGAGGCTGCagctgtgatgaaaaaaaaatccaactccTCAGAGATCCAGAATACCTCTCTGAAGTGCATGTTATGTCCTGCAGGTGTGTTCATGGAAAAGCCGCACCCTTTGTACACCCACACGTCCTCGTCAGCGTTTAGGTTTTCTACACATCAGCAGACCTCGAGCACATCAACCTCCACCGCTCCTCGGAGCTCAGTGAAACCAAATTCAAGCACAAACCAAACAGGTAAAATGTTCAGCACATAAAACTCATCCTTCTTCCTCCATATTGTAAAAGctgctccattattttttttaaatattgcactttatactgtttttttagGCTCTTTACTTACAGTTTACGTATCAAAGTTGGACCTCGGAGCCTCTACAACACTTTACCGCTTCTCCCTCAACACCAGCACTCCCTCCCCGTGGAAACTGTGCAGCACAGATCATCAAGAGGTGTCAACATTTCAGGTCAGAGAGCAAAAAAACTTAATGAGTTGTAATAATTAAATGTAGATGTAGCGCTATGTCTCCCAACTTTGATACGGGCCACTAAAGCGGCTTATAACTAATCTTGTTTTATCTGAATAGGCTTATAATCATCCCCGCAGCAATTACACCAGCAgaatgacagtgtgtgtttcccaTGTGTACCACCCGTACCCCAGCTGGATGATCACATCCACTTCATGTGATCCCCGTCATGGCTGGACACCTGAGTTTTCCTTTTACGCTGCATCGTCTCcgcagcagcacagcaggtgaaaacacaaataagaaaGTATGGATGGACTGTCACGTTGTTTCAGTGGACAATCTGTCATTTcggctctgctctctctctgtctctcctcttaGGAGGCTGTACTTTGCCCAACTTCGCCTGAGACCTCATCCCAGCCGAGTGTGCGTCACCACGCCTGGCTGCGGCATCAGTTCTGGGCCCGATGGACCCACACAGGGAACCTTTTATACTCCACTTCCCAGCGGTGAGCGAGCGAGTGTCACTGTGTCAGAAGGGTTCATTAACATAAAGACAGTTTGTTAGCACATCAGGAAAAACTATCTTGGCACTGAATGTGTCACACTGCTGACTTTTATTCTCAATGAGGCTTAAAAATAGAGAAAACTCAGTGATATGACACTTCCTTCAAATATAGCTCGTTAAAATGGCACTCTGTGAACCCactggaggatttttttttttccaacagtgCTCCGCTTGTACGCATTTGTACTGTATGCctgcactatataaataaatgcagcttaGAGATTTGTCTCTGATTCTATTTTCAAAGATCCTTCATCTGCTGCCAAGACCAAGCCATCCAAAACGTTTGGCTTCAACCCATGCAGCGGCGGCGCATGTGGCCACCCAGCCGTGCGTCCCCTGGTCGACACCGGGGCGatggtttttgttgtgtttggcaTCTTGGGAGTGAACCGAACCGAACGCAGGGACAACCATGTGATTGGAGATATGGTGAGGATCGCACCTGTCTCTTGTTTGTGTATCCGGATAATCAACTGAAACAAAAGTACAGCCAGATTTGTGACAGATCTTGTGGCTGACATGGTTGTTTAATTCTCTCCAAAGGGTAGCATCATATTGGATCCAGACTTTGATATATTCCAGGAAATGGGGCGTCTTTGTGAAATCTGTAAAGCAATTAGTGCCAACAGACAACTTGTGAAGCCAGGAGGAGCTCAGTGTTTGCCTTCAGGTAAGAAATCAGCATAAAATGTCCCTAAACACCTCATGAGAAAGAAATAATGtcctttcttctgttcttttcagGTAACAAACTGTCGTCTATTCTGCCTCTGCTCCATCCCGAGTGTCACTCACTCCCTGAACCCAACCTCCTTCCCGGGCAGCTCTCCCACGGAGCCGTGGGAATGCACGGAGGCAAGGTCCGCTGGCTGTCCATGGCCTTTGAATCTGTGAGTTTCCCTTCATCTTTCAGCTTTTCATCTCCCCGTGGTACCACAGCAGCACATTACCACTTCACTACCAGTTTCTGCCCTGCCTAACGCTCTGACCTCTCTCCTCCCAAGACTACATACAAGGGCAAATCGTCCTTTCAGACCTATTCCGACTTCCTTCAGTGGGAGAACTTTATCCAGGAGCAGCTCGCCGCCCTCCCACAGTCCTCCGCTTTGCAACGGGGTTTCCAGACCTGCGAGCACTGGAAGCAGATCTTTATGGAAATCATAGGTGAGCGAGAGGTGGCTCTGCGTGTTGAAGAGGGATTCATATATACAGAGTACACGAGAGCAGCAGcatgtaaaaatgataatataCTGCTCTCTGGACTGTTCGTAGGTGTGGAGAGTGCCCTCTGGagcctgctgctgtctctggcCATCTGTGTGGCAGCTGTATCTGTGTTTACTGCacatcctctgctgctgctgccagtgcTCATAACCATTCTAGGTAAGAGATGAAGACGCTGTTTGAAAGTGACACTTAAAGCTGAATATTCAGGCCTGAGTGTGGATTGTGCGTTTGTAATTAtaaatttttttggcctttaacaGGGGTGATCTGTCTGGTGGTGGCCATCATGTACTGGCTGGGCTGGGAGATGGGAGCAGTGGAGGCGATTTCTCTGTCTATACTTGTGGGATCTTCAGTGGATTACTGTCTACACCTGGTGGAGGGATACCTGCTGGCTGGGGAGACCATGTCCTCTACGCCTAACTCGGTACGAGAGTGTAAATTTGCTCCACAGCAACAATTATGAGCAATTAGAAAAACTTCCACAGCGTGTGTTCTGTTTATGCACATGTTGAAACAAGCTAATGACCAAGATTTTGGATTTAATAAGGCGAGAAGCGCCCCGAAGGCTCATGAATAACGAGGAGCGGCTCCTCTTATTAaaaactgtgttgtgttttgcaggagACTCCGGCTGAGAGGCAAAGGCGCACTCTGGAGGCGGTGAACCACGTGGGTGTTGCCATAGTGTCCAGCGCCGTCACCACGGTGATCTCCACAGTCCCCCTTTTCTTCTGTGTCATTGTGCCTTTCGCCAAGTTCGGCCAGATAGTGGCCATTAACACCGCCGTGTCCATTTTGTTCACCTTGACCGTGACCGTGGCCATGCTGGCATTCATGGCCCCGGCGCGCTTCAGCAGAACCCCCGGCGCCGTGCTCAAGGCCAGCCTGGCTGTGATGGCGGCCGCAGCCTTGGGGGCGGGCGTGTGCTGGGTGGGAGGACAGTTGGGAGCGTTGGCCTGGCAATCAATCAGCACGTAAATACAACCGTCCGCCAGCTCACACCGATGTCAGGCAGAGGAGTTCCTCTGTATGCAAAAATGAGAAGCTCAATTTCCCTCCACGTTCAGGAGGAATATCAGATCAGTCAATGATCTCGTACTTTACAGCACAAAGATGTCAGAATCTCATAATTAGAAGCTGTTTTTCATCTCaaaatccattttatttcacttgtaTTGACCGGTGGATTGTAAGTATTGCCCACTGGGTACCTCTTCTAAAATATAGTGTAAATGACTGTGACTCACAGTAGTGGGTTTATCGCTCTGGGTTTTACATGATGATTCAGCTGAGgtattctttttttccttttcctttctggATCTGGCCTCTCCTTCAGCCTAGAGGTGGAGATGATTGAGTAATCTTTGGGAAACACATGGTGAGTCAcagtttttcatcagtgtaACTTATCGAGTCACCGACTGTTCTGCAACCTGCTTGTGCGAACAGCGTGGCGAAGCAGGGTGAGCGCGCTCGATGACGTCCGTGAACGTTTTGGTGTTGACTCACGGCCCATCTTGTgaaacatcacttttttttgtgtgttttctcagttgtgcattgaatgtgttttttcagccaCCTTTGTAAATCAAAGGTTATGATGTCCTAATGTggctggattaaaaaaaaagaaaaaagagttgTACTAGTCGGATTTATACCGTGCACAGTTTTGTTAAACGTGACGTGCGTGATGTAAACGTTTCAGTATGCTGCTCTCACACATTCTCGACCGAACGATGCTGCCAGCACACACTTGTTCTGAAGAGTTGTGCAAAATACCAATACTCACCACAAGAGACCCTTTCAAATGTTTATATCTTCAGAACTGCTTCAGggtctttatttttctcattggCACCAATTGAAAGAGACCTCTTGTCAGGTCCTCAGGTGTACCCTCCACCACTCTTGTAAGCACTCACTGTAACCAACTCTACACCCACCTCCGCACCCCTCAGCTCTGGCACAATTTAGAGCACCACTCATGCACCCATCGATGCCGTCTCGGGTCTGCCCGGCCGTGAAGGTAGGGGGCATTTGTCAAACCACATAACACAGTAATAATGGTCAGGGAGAGGGGGGTGACTCCATTGCGACAAGAGCAGtgtatttctgttgttgtgtgtgtgttatttgtgaaCGTCAAATAAAACAGGTGCAGAAAAAGCctcgggttttttttttctttttgtcagagctcagcactgtttttttttcttctgcattgTTATGTAACGGAGCAGAGGAGCAGGATGAAGACCTGTCACGGTTTGCCTGCTGTCACACAATGACTGGGAGAGCTACTACAGTAGAAAGCATCACATCTCCCAGTTGAGTTGTCGTTAATTATTCATGATAAACGGCTCAGATTTTACATCGAACTGCAGCGCatcaatgtttcatgtttgttcttAAACTAAAAAAACTTGTTCTGCATATAGAGGCGACggaaaaagttaaatattctgagtttttttttgtcgaaCGAGCACCAGATTTATTGTGCTGCAGCAGAAGAAGGGAAATGTGTTGCCTCTGTGTCAGCGgtctgtttatatttatttaaatgtgaaggTGATTTGTATGAAAATCTCATTTTCTTGCAAATAAGTAGGTGCAGCCGGTGTCTAAAGAAATAATGTGAATTTAAAGGGAAGATGTTTCTTGTTctagaaacactgaaacacagtcTGCCCTTGTGGAGCTCTTCATCTACAATGTAGTCTCTACATTAATGTCTTCTATTACTAAATAGGAGCACAGGTTATCTGTTTATACTCAGATTTGGTTGTAAAAGTTGCACAAATGTGCCAAATAATCTAAACGATAGCCATAGGTTTAGaacatttaatgaatatttggacaaatgtgtgtaaatctatcatttaaatgcatgttaaaatgtaatgtacATGCACCTTTCCAGGAGCCTTCATCATTTCTTCATCAGTGTGAAATAGTGTGTCTCACCCAGACTGCAGTCTTATTGCGTCTGCATGCACTGTATtgtatttgcagtgtttttcaTCAGGCTGTAAGTAGAGTGAGGGACAATTTCAGTCGTGCCACTCTGGCAGTTTTCTGCTCTGCTCcccatgttttaataaaaaaaaggcacgaCAGAAGAGTAATGGAATAATGAGTGAGGTTACATGTAGGGGGATGAATATTTAGCAAGGTGGAAAAGGATATGACAATCTCCCTCTATAAATAGGGGCGTCGAGGatatttgctttgttgttttcgTGTTGGCTGGGTGTCAGAAAAATCGTCTGAAACTTCTTTCATACAGAGCCGGGGCGACATTTAAGTCCTCGGTTCTGTATTACTCCCTCCTACTCACATGTCCTGGATTGCACTCAACAGGCAGCTCAGTCGGTGCAATGCAGGATGTGTTGTGAAactgaaatgacacaaaaacaggtttaaCAGTTATCAGGTAATATTGCGAACAAAGGTCAGACAACAAACAGACGTGTCAGACTGCTGCAGTGTCACACAACATTTTGTTCTCATCGTGTTGAGCGAGAAATAAACGGAGAAAAGGGAAATGAGTGAGCAACATAGTATATTCAACATAGACCAATGGCTACACATTAGAAGGCAATTATAGGGCTAATATCAACAGCACCGTTCCACctttacattatatatgtaATTACTATAACAATAAATACCCAGGCTCATTTGGTTCTTGAGAAATACTTCATTGTACCAAGAAAAGGCATTTTCTCTGGAGAGAAATTATTTTACATCAGAACTGTAAATCAACACTGAAACATAAGTCATATCTTTATTACCCCATGTCACAGGGCACACGTTAATGTTCAAGTATGCCCGAGGAACTGAAAAggagcaatttaaaaaaacaaaccaaaaaaaaaaaaaacaatgaaggaTAAGagataaaatgcatttaaaaataagtgAACTGGCATTGCATTTCACAAAAACTCATAAGCTCATGATTTTGGAACAATTCACTGTAAAGTGCTAACTGGTTCGAGCTGAAAAGCACATGTTCCCTTTGAAAGATCATACACATTATTTTATACATGGAGGTACAGTAATAGCCAGTCGTCAGGCAAGCAATTACCAACCAGAAGACATGGACCACAATTCATTTATTAGTCCTTTAATAAGATAACTGCTTCCTTAATTTCCTTGTTAATGGTAACAACGAGAATCTTGCCACTGGTTGCCAGGACAATGCCAATTACAAATGCTGGTGTTGTCACTGTACAGTTTACCTTCTCTCCTTGTAATTACATGCAATTGACTGACATACAGTATCAAAAATCTCAAGTCAAGTCCTTCTAATCCTCTTACAGATAGGAATCCTTGAACCAAAAAAAGGGATAAgagtgtgaggagaggagagcaatTATTGAGGAGTGCAGGAGACCCTTCCcatactcctcctcctcttcctctcctctccctggaTGTGGTGGGCTGGCCCGACAAAAGCAGGGATCTATCCAGCTGATGCCTGCCTTCCTACAGGTCCTGAGAATCCATTGTTTTCCTTTGTGCCTCTCTTTAGGaggcatgttttaaaaaaaatgaaacaaacaaaaaaaatatctggaGGGGACTGGGTCAATAAATTTTCCCCTACTGTCCACCTAAAGCGGACATTCATCCTCCCACCCCAATCCTAAccataaaaaggtaaaaacaaggTGTACTGCAGAATGGCTTTACTCCTCACAGTCTGTGGGGGGAGCTAGAGCCCCTAGGAGCTGAGGTGCGGTTGGTGGTCTTGCGGCTGTTCTGTCGTGTCTGATTCATCTTGGTGGCCGAAGGTTTCCGAGCGTCAGGCTGGCGCCTCCCCTGGGGGCCCCTCCGTTTGCCCCTTTGCCCCGCACGGCCCCTTCCGGCCCCCGCTGGTCACTTGCGTGAGTGCAGTGTGTCCTGGAACTTGGTACTGGTGTAGCGGACGTGAAATCCTTTCTTGTTGATTGTGTCGTCAGAGCGGAACTTGATCACAATGGAGTCACCAGCCGAGTAGATCTCCTCTGGAGGCTGTCAGGAGGGACAAAACAACAGATTAATTTGTGCCGTCGCTTTCTGGTTCGTTGACTGCACTCCAATTAAAACCTAAGATGTCTCACATGCCGAAACCCAAGTCAGATCAGTGACCATGACGAATGGCTCCTGACTGCAGAGCAGAACAACTAGTTCTGTAAAAGCCAGGGGCCACGTAATAGTCCACGACTAGGACTGGCCCTTTCcagctttattttgattaaGGGCTGCTATTGAAGTGAGGATAAAATACACTCTAATGATTAATACCAGGTGCACCAGAGCTCATTCCTTCCCTGAACAAAACCATATACAGCACAGCGCTTCATATATTTCTTCCGTCCTGAGCATTAAACTGTTCctaatgaaacaaaaaggagaatTAACTGCAGAAAATATGCAACACATGACCTGGCTGTTTGTCAGGATAGTGGTATCGCACGAATATTTATTCAGAACATCGTACTGAAAAATAATTAGTCGGTTGAGGCAGCTGCTCTGTGGCAACGGCAGTGAGGAGCGTTTGCGATGTCGGAGCTGCCAAAGCTTTGTGCAACCAACTGTAAAACACTAGACTGTTGATTAAAGCTGCCATTCATAACATGAATAATATACCTGCAGTAACCCGTAAGTCTGGGTTTATTGGGAAAGGGATTTGAAACACAAGAAGAATGCAGACTACAATCTTTTATTGTAGACAGAGCAATACGTAGTCTACTGTTTGACTGCGAAAAGCCCTTGGGCTAAAAGTAAAACTCCCCACACTATAATGAGTTTTCACCCTACTTTGGACTGAATTGTGTCAGTTTATTTCGACCTGTTTTATAAAAGGAAACTTGATTGAGAAGCCGCTCCCCGGGGGTTCTGGGAGTGTTATGTCCCCTCCAGCAAATGATTCATAGGAACGGGCGTGAGTAAAAGGCCAGAGCTTATTACTGAAGTGTGTAAATGAGATCAAGCTGTTCTCTGACCTACGGAAACTCGTGTTTCTATTCCCTGCTGGCCTCATTGTTCCAGCCAGACTCCGGCTGAAGCCTCAGCATTGGCTGATTAATTCACGGTCACAATCCAAAGCTAGAAACTCGCAAGATAGGCTCTCGACACC
This genomic stretch from Larimichthys crocea isolate SSNF chromosome III, L_crocea_2.0, whole genome shotgun sequence harbors:
- the disp3 gene encoding protein dispatched homolog 3; translated protein: MEVEDEPLLFQTSWGGEEEEEEEEQEEEDGVAHAAGQNCFSREAGVCGIWRAVGWVYTQPCASGVVLGVVVLLPCALFAYMLLYCPPLDIDLSYSAFEVHSHFSAERFDALTIAVKTQLGSWDRRRRDLDNSESEALQELLLERLGRQGVFNRTDNEGMWSSTPQKEPSHAGDDEKRGARDERTVPDLGQEEMGKHKNSDHRGEEDEDRNSTLVIRRRRFTPNYYLQSQALWRIELVFVAQGEGDRNIFTPERLQTIHHVERLLMQHPQFHQFCWKPLEMLRDLPLGPSYCSPPSSLLSYLYPSERGGKIYYDGMGPDLADIQGSLSLAITHPQFYWYVDESLSPEHLSSSLLRSEIHFGAPLPSYYSLQDRADEQRSRFKNFVVQYADILANQSTSQVKVLYGGTELFDDEVRHTFHNDMMLAVISGACITVLVYVLTSFSVFLTFFGLASIGLSCLMALFLYHVVFGVRYLGILNGVAAFVIIGIGVDDVFVFISTFRQASHLRQPQQRMIYTIKTAGRATFLTSFTTAAAYAANTFSQIPAVHDFGLFMALIVSCCWLWVSVLMPAALCVWTQCVEPQEHAWLNCWKLFSGLSASHGPLSDEDDDVALLSVEMEPGSCDTDADAAILSLSVETPLSPPGQRHVGVVSTNLQWALKHLVAEPAVERRKAVLGVFLLVLLLSAGCCCLLRPATHAPLLFRRDTNLQTLLALRSNLSGQGISCPMCSGVFMEKPHPLYTHTSSSAFRFSTHQQTSSTSTSTAPRSSVKPNSSTNQTGSLLTVYVSKLDLGASTTLYRFSLNTSTPSPWKLCSTDHQEVSTFQAYNHPRSNYTSRMTVCVSHVYHPYPSWMITSTSCDPRHGWTPEFSFYAASSPQQHSRRLYFAQLRLRPHPSRVCVTTPGCGISSGPDGPTQGTFYTPLPSDPSSAAKTKPSKTFGFNPCSGGACGHPAVRPLVDTGAMVFVVFGILGVNRTERRDNHVIGDMGSIILDPDFDIFQEMGRLCEICKAISANRQLVKPGGAQCLPSGNKLSSILPLLHPECHSLPEPNLLPGQLSHGAVGMHGGKVRWLSMAFESTTYKGKSSFQTYSDFLQWENFIQEQLAALPQSSALQRGFQTCEHWKQIFMEIIGVESALWSLLLSLAICVAAVSVFTAHPLLLLPVLITILGVICLVVAIMYWLGWEMGAVEAISLSILVGSSVDYCLHLVEGYLLAGETMSSTPNSETPAERQRRTLEAVNHVGVAIVSSAVTTVISTVPLFFCVIVPFAKFGQIVAINTAVSILFTLTVTVAMLAFMAPARFSRTPGAVLKASLAVMAAAALGAGVCWVGGQLGALAWQSIST